The Methanolinea sp. genome segment CAATCCCCTTCATCGAGAACCTCAAGGACGACGCCATCAAGCGCTTCCAGGAGCAGGTCGAACTGGTCAACATCATGGAGACCGAGGACCTCGGGACCATCAAGGCCAAGATCGCGGAACTCAAGGCCCGCGACCCGGGCGCCTTCCCCGCGGACCCGATGGTCGTCGAGGTCAAGGAGGCCGCCGCGGGTGGCACGGAGGAGGCCGGCGGAGTTATCCGGCCGCTTTCCGGGGAACTCGCCCTGATCCACGCCCGGATGAAGATCATCGAGAAGATGGTGACGGACATAGGGTACCGCGACAAGTTCGCTGCCGGAGTGTACGCGGGCAAGATCGAGGGGATCATGATCGGCCTGATCGTGTCGTTCACCGTCCTCGGTTTCATGCTGATGGGGTGAGGGAAGAATGGCAGAAGAAGGACAGAAAATGGCAGGACCGATCCGGATGGTCGCCATCGAGAACATGATGGAGAACATCCGGTACAAGGCGCAGTTGATCGCGAGGTCGAACAAGTACGACTCCGCGATCCTCGGCATGGGCCT includes the following:
- the mtrA gene encoding tetrahydromethanopterin S-methyltransferase subunit A — its product is MVEKKSPASGWPVVQGDFHAGDPQSPVAVMTCGSHLDEKAICEGGAAIAGSCKTENLGLEKVIANIISNPNIRFLLLCGTEVKGHLAGQTMAALHKNGVKDGRVVGAEGAIPFIENLKDDAIKRFQEQVELVNIMETEDLGTIKAKIAELKARDPGAFPADPMVVEVKEAAAGGTEEAGGVIRPLSGELALIHARMKIIEKMVTDIGYRDKFAAGVYAGKIEGIMIGLIVSFTVLGFMLMG
- a CDS encoding tetrahydromethanopterin S-methyltransferase subunit F, coding for MAEEGQKMAGPIRMVAIENMMENIRYKAQLIARSNKYDSAILGMGLVGFAAGLLTALVLIVVPALVMR